Proteins found in one Vagococcus carniphilus genomic segment:
- a CDS encoding ornithine aminomutase subunit alpha: MKEVTFEEARKHLAGLSDDELKERFWALSEEIMEPMLEMGREYTSPSIERSILLRMGFSSTEATEIVNRVLAHELMGKGAGHIVYRIAKEKNIEVREAGVKLSEGEYWDDVLNIFKGGN; the protein is encoded by the coding sequence ATGAAAGAAGTAACATTTGAAGAAGCAAGAAAACATCTTGCTGGCTTATCAGACGATGAATTAAAAGAGCGTTTCTGGGCTTTATCAGAAGAAATTATGGAACCTATGTTAGAAATGGGTAGAGAGTATACTTCTCCATCTATCGAACGTTCTATTTTACTAAGAATGGGATTTTCTTCAACTGAAGCAACAGAAATCGTAAACCGTGTATTAGCTCATGAATTAATGGGTAAAGGTGCTGGACATATTGTTTACCGCATCGCTAAAGAAAAAAATATTGAAGTAAGAGAAGCCGGAGTAAAATTAAGCGAAGGCGAATATTGGGACGATGTTCTTAATATTTTCAAGGGAGGTAACTAA